A genomic stretch from candidate division WOR-3 bacterium includes:
- a CDS encoding DUF814 domain-containing protein: MIPSRKSKAVGLFSGGLDSILATKLITEQGVTVVALHYRLPFGVPGQGPTEENLSRMASLVGASLMTLDADETYLQIVRSPQFGHVKQLAPCIDCVALMLAKAKELAKEIKADFVFTGEVVGQRAICQNKRSLKQIEKAVGLEGRLLRPLSAKLLEPTIPELTGLVRRERLLDLKGRSRRRQIRLAHEFGIFDYPIPGAGCMLLDKYFAARARDAVKQDQLALPEIELLKYGRHFRLESGAKVVVGRNEAENRRLEALAREDDTLCRPVEIMGPTTVLRSQKKTKKDTEIAARITARYSDAPAGKSVKLECAGKTLSVKPYKDEDFAAWRVQPQETKSIEPAPAPKPEADKTKKRRGKR; the protein is encoded by the coding sequence ATGATCCCGAGTCGCAAATCCAAGGCGGTCGGCCTGTTTTCGGGCGGACTTGACAGCATTCTGGCGACGAAGCTGATCACCGAGCAGGGCGTCACGGTCGTGGCGCTCCACTACCGTCTGCCGTTCGGCGTGCCCGGCCAAGGACCGACCGAGGAGAATCTGTCAAGAATGGCCAGCCTCGTCGGAGCGAGCCTGATGACTCTGGACGCGGACGAAACATACCTGCAGATAGTCAGGTCCCCGCAATTCGGCCACGTCAAACAACTGGCACCGTGCATCGACTGCGTCGCCCTGATGCTGGCAAAGGCCAAGGAGCTGGCCAAGGAGATCAAGGCGGACTTCGTGTTCACCGGCGAGGTGGTGGGCCAGCGGGCCATCTGCCAGAACAAGCGGTCGCTGAAGCAGATTGAGAAGGCCGTGGGTCTCGAAGGCAGGCTGCTCCGGCCTCTATCGGCCAAACTGCTCGAACCTACTATCCCGGAACTGACCGGGTTGGTGCGCCGGGAGCGGCTGTTGGACCTCAAGGGACGCAGTCGGCGCCGGCAGATACGGCTGGCGCACGAGTTCGGCATTTTCGACTATCCTATCCCGGGAGCCGGATGCATGCTTCTGGACAAGTATTTCGCAGCCCGGGCGCGGGACGCCGTCAAGCAGGACCAGTTGGCGCTTCCCGAGATCGAGCTGCTCAAGTACGGCCGCCACTTCCGGCTGGAGAGTGGGGCGAAGGTGGTGGTGGGCAGGAACGAGGCCGAGAACAGACGGCTGGAAGCTCTGGCGCGCGAAGACGACACTCTCTGTAGACCAGTCGAAATCATGGGGCCGACCACAGTCCTGCGTTCTCAGAAGAAGACAAAGAAGGATACGGAGATCGCGGCGCGGATAACCGCCCGGTACTCGGATGCCCCGGCCGGCAAGTCGGTGAAGCTCGAGTGCGCGGGGAAGACCCTGTCGGTCAAGCCCTACAAGGACGAGGATTTTGCTGCCTGGCGCGTGCAACCGCAGGAAACGAAGTCCATCGAGCCGGCTCCCGCACCGAAGCCGGAGGCCGACAAGACCAAGAAGCGGCGTGGCAAGAGGTAG
- a CDS encoding NifU family protein: MTEETRAKIRETLDKEIRPNLQADGGDLELVGVGDDGVVQLRLTGACAGCPFSAMTLAVGVEQRLKAAVPEVVRVQPVP; encoded by the coding sequence ATGACGGAAGAGACGAGAGCGAAGATACGCGAGACACTTGATAAAGAGATAAGGCCGAACCTGCAGGCTGACGGCGGTGATCTAGAGCTGGTTGGTGTCGGTGATGACGGCGTGGTTCAGCTCAGGCTGACCGGGGCCTGCGCCGGCTGCCCGTTCTCGGCAATGACACTGGCTGTGGGCGTTGAGCAGAGGCTCAAGGCTGCCGTGCCCGAGGTCGTCAGAGTACAGCCGGTGCCCTGA